A portion of the Rubritalea squalenifaciens DSM 18772 genome contains these proteins:
- a CDS encoding cadherin domain-containing protein — MTKTLIRILPGPAMLITAVAQTPIVWDSLSSQQSIDQYNQLKNIVQYELVEGSGPSANRVDMFYFSHYIEGRGSMPTTNMEDVVGDYNYRITAAADMHLRDIDRSADAGNQVIANPLLRHNYKRYAPFMKLWKQNSIRVDYPMYPQGKYKSELHSAALANTQPDWGPANFFMNGVTGAGAAGDVSNAKVCGTPYVSDSGTAWAWVHERTHAHHKLGHGGNARPMKTSHINGESNSLTRNATFEPTAAMWGQWMGYDGKGIENLSTYDGPPMLDVVGMDKDVQIAFMDVGVDNAAPLQNRIENAIFIYHKAFDPLDTWTDNSAVLVDPATIDVEVASTDVITLRWYVNGTEIASNLGLEQLDVAALGLASGTYKITVEAYDSVVDHAFTGDKELDLVRRDFERLCQVEGWTVSITSGGANSYDQSAALTKMGGGAFSAADFTSSPAGKTAVFPANQGLETLTGSGLNVAGLRFEGDYLIDGSGAFNLASGSVHSLPTTLSQVTTDAVIGGDLVKTGLGEFALGGNTTLSTGKIDVQQGTLTANASDSFGDVTEMTIRRGAQAKLNAGETINNLTMEGFSALWADTGAEEAVIDGLTFQKMGDANIGYQFHNYFKIGTGTLAFDGAVTLDDTVMVLTGDDKQGELDPTQNMYRTHWMMDMGRGGSFDIRGNVSGFGSIVVKHGGPMSISGSVNLQGEHDELDHFRGLFSMIYGSHVTVEPGGSLAADVIDLSHYSTLEYNGSQPLVGTIIPAHQTREGSNHQMTFPGFWGHLCGTGDITSQVVMRNGSSASPGAFGQVGRQDLLGGMFIDNVATIDWQIADTDAANDVDGLPTGWDVYKISGTLDLDGVMPSGAWKKNGNNINEPVDEVVDITLKLSSMGLSASQINLDPAQNYSFLIAEADAVVGFDPAKFSISFEAGSALASLPGEWGVALVNGTRIELQYVGGAAGAPVVKNQTLALDENQSAGSSVGFVNPTSFIGTLAWSLTDDAGGLFTIDAVTGEIATTAVLDAELQSSYSLVVSVTDDSELTDTATVTIQVNNVNEPPVLADVQVTVPRSVAPGVIATLNATDDDVNDSVSYHLAATASSLFSINSTTGDLSLTQSLVGQSFYVRNLAVYAIDSSGLVTQAVVSIAVNEDGVINDFTGAGGNLSDAANWSQGSPDGSTPGFVNADGLINSKLNNYDLIIQSGTITRAENTVYEWTGDTDIVIAGGLLDYTANSASGNSHRVLRLKNTSSLTMEGGELKLWGDRSIEFFDQGTIIIRGGKLSAESFGIGNTVAQIAFVTFEAGDGELVLSSLPAGLDATRYIDFHSGSAGKLTVSNADAAYYEAIWNNGGIKVDGANNGSFASLFEVDGNTLTLRPVIAPVLADTSFDVDEGLPVGSVVGQLDAVYSTGVEDWDLTNDGGGAFSIDEASGEIITAVVLDADVQSLYQLSALVTDDTGHTATASITVNVLAVNAAPVASNGSGSVSEDAAIGTPVVTASASDPGDTLTYAITGGNASGAFAIDAGTGEISTAAALDYETVTSYSLTVTVTDSGGLSDSALIDITVTDVVEVNEYLVAGGNLSNANNWSVSAPDANTAGVVTVNALIDSVLNDYDLILQAGTITRAESSVYEWRGDTDVVIDGATLDYTANSASGNTHRVLRLIGTSSLEMQSGEFHLWSDRNIEFFDEGTIVIHGGVLNAGGLLNKSSMVGPVLTFDIGDGVVNISGTNINLTDLNYIDFLTGTEGKLAVTGADAAYFESKWNSGEIKHDGANNGSFTSLFKVTGNTLELRAIPLPVVGDANVSVSEDAAIGAVVTQMVATSSTGTETWALTSDAGGLFVIDPSTGAISTTATLNYESATNYLIVVSLTDDAGEAVSANVSIDVTNVNEAPSVGDSSGSAAEDAPVGTVVASVSSSDPDAGDSVSYTVTGGPFAIDVFGVISTTAALDYESASAYSLTVTATDTGGLSDTATVTVSVTNVNEAPSVADTSGSVAENASTGTVVASVSVSDPDAGDSFTYSVAGGPFSIDAFGVISTTAVLDYESAASFSLTVTATDAGGLSDSASVVVSVTNVNETPTADDLFVSLSESASVGTLVGTVTSGDPDGNDSVTYSITAGNEDGAFTIDAGSGDITTVLPLDYETVPDYLLTVTATDAGGLSATAIVDISLIDEQELPDPVIHWALNDGSGASASDSSVNGRDGLITGSPLWTNEGRSAGALELDGTDDKVGYTMNTLSVSAYTVSIWVKSASDSQNQFASVMSNDSTTSGSTFQIDLGGGGYRYNGSGNAQFGDSPLGEWVHLVVSCDGTDTKLYYNGALVQTLTGVADTQFNDFHLGVNRNGVRHFQGALDDFRFYDQALSDAEVADLFALYQDTDSDLLSDSWELENFASLAVSDGTGDADSDGLNDADEFLYGTDPNISDTDVDGHSDLTEVNAGSDPLDPLSQP; from the coding sequence ATGACCAAAACCCTCATCCGGATTTTGCCCGGACCCGCTATGCTGATTACTGCTGTGGCACAGACGCCCATTGTCTGGGATAGTCTGAGTAGTCAGCAATCCATCGATCAGTACAACCAACTCAAAAACATCGTCCAGTATGAATTAGTAGAGGGCTCAGGGCCTTCTGCTAACCGTGTGGATATGTTCTATTTCTCTCACTACATCGAGGGACGCGGCTCCATGCCGACGACTAACATGGAGGATGTAGTCGGGGACTACAACTACCGCATCACCGCTGCTGCTGACATGCACCTGCGTGACATTGATCGCTCTGCGGATGCAGGCAATCAGGTGATAGCCAATCCGCTGCTTCGTCACAACTACAAGCGCTATGCGCCATTCATGAAGCTGTGGAAGCAGAATAGTATCAGGGTGGATTACCCGATGTACCCCCAAGGGAAGTACAAGAGTGAGCTGCACTCTGCCGCTCTGGCCAATACCCAGCCTGACTGGGGCCCGGCGAATTTCTTTATGAATGGGGTGACCGGTGCCGGGGCAGCTGGAGATGTTTCCAATGCCAAGGTCTGTGGTACACCCTATGTGTCTGACTCAGGTACTGCCTGGGCCTGGGTGCATGAGAGAACGCATGCCCACCACAAACTGGGACACGGTGGCAACGCCCGCCCAATGAAGACGAGCCATATCAATGGAGAGTCTAACAGTTTGACGAGGAATGCGACTTTTGAACCCACGGCCGCCATGTGGGGGCAATGGATGGGCTATGATGGCAAAGGGATTGAGAATTTGAGCACCTATGACGGTCCACCCATGTTGGACGTCGTGGGTATGGATAAGGATGTGCAGATTGCCTTCATGGATGTGGGTGTGGATAACGCGGCGCCGCTGCAGAACCGCATCGAGAATGCCATCTTCATCTACCACAAGGCCTTCGATCCTCTGGACACTTGGACAGATAATTCCGCGGTTCTTGTGGATCCTGCAACGATCGATGTTGAAGTGGCATCCACGGATGTCATTACTCTGCGCTGGTATGTCAACGGAACAGAGATTGCATCCAACCTAGGACTTGAGCAGCTGGATGTTGCTGCTCTTGGATTGGCCAGCGGTACGTACAAGATCACCGTGGAAGCTTATGACTCCGTGGTGGATCACGCCTTCACAGGTGACAAGGAGCTGGACCTAGTGCGAAGAGATTTCGAACGTCTCTGCCAGGTAGAGGGATGGACCGTCTCCATTACTTCCGGTGGTGCGAACAGCTACGATCAGAGTGCCGCACTAACCAAGATGGGTGGTGGTGCATTTAGTGCTGCTGATTTCACAAGCAGCCCTGCGGGTAAGACCGCTGTATTTCCCGCCAACCAAGGATTGGAGACTCTGACCGGGTCAGGCCTGAATGTGGCAGGCTTGCGCTTCGAGGGGGACTACCTGATCGATGGAAGTGGTGCCTTTAACTTGGCAAGCGGTTCCGTGCACTCTCTGCCTACAACACTGAGCCAAGTTACCACGGACGCAGTAATCGGTGGTGACCTGGTGAAGACCGGTCTGGGTGAATTTGCTTTGGGCGGAAACACTACCTTGTCCACGGGCAAGATTGATGTGCAGCAGGGTACTCTAACGGCGAATGCTTCCGATTCCTTCGGGGATGTCACTGAAATGACGATCCGCCGCGGAGCGCAGGCCAAGCTGAATGCTGGTGAAACCATCAACAACCTGACCATGGAGGGCTTCAGTGCGCTCTGGGCGGATACTGGAGCAGAGGAAGCCGTGATTGATGGCCTTACTTTCCAAAAGATGGGTGATGCGAATATTGGCTATCAGTTTCATAACTACTTTAAGATTGGTACGGGAACTCTGGCCTTTGATGGTGCGGTCACGCTCGATGATACCGTCATGGTGCTTACAGGTGATGACAAGCAAGGTGAGCTGGACCCTACTCAGAACATGTACCGCACTCACTGGATGATGGACATGGGCCGTGGAGGCTCTTTTGATATCAGGGGAAATGTGAGTGGCTTTGGTAGTATCGTGGTGAAGCACGGTGGGCCCATGAGTATCTCCGGCAGTGTCAATCTACAGGGTGAACACGACGAGCTAGATCATTTCCGCGGTCTGTTCAGCATGATCTACGGGTCTCATGTGACTGTGGAGCCGGGTGGTAGCTTGGCTGCAGATGTGATTGATCTCAGTCACTACAGCACTCTGGAGTACAACGGATCCCAGCCATTGGTTGGAACCATCATCCCAGCTCATCAGACTCGCGAAGGTTCTAATCATCAGATGACCTTCCCGGGGTTCTGGGGCCATCTCTGCGGGACTGGGGATATCACGAGCCAAGTCGTCATGCGTAATGGATCTTCTGCTTCTCCTGGTGCCTTTGGTCAGGTGGGTCGTCAGGATCTGTTAGGTGGAATGTTTATCGATAACGTAGCAACCATCGACTGGCAGATTGCGGATACCGACGCGGCCAATGACGTGGATGGTCTCCCGACTGGCTGGGATGTGTACAAGATTTCGGGAACCTTGGATCTTGATGGCGTCATGCCTTCGGGGGCATGGAAGAAAAATGGCAACAACATCAACGAACCCGTAGATGAGGTGGTGGATATCACGCTGAAACTTTCCAGCATGGGTCTTTCTGCTTCTCAGATCAATCTTGATCCGGCACAGAACTATTCCTTCCTGATAGCGGAGGCGGACGCCGTCGTGGGCTTTGATCCGGCTAAGTTTAGCATTAGCTTTGAAGCTGGCTCAGCCCTAGCCTCTCTTCCCGGTGAATGGGGAGTGGCGCTCGTGAATGGCACTCGAATCGAACTTCAGTATGTTGGCGGAGCAGCTGGTGCTCCGGTTGTGAAGAACCAGACTCTTGCTCTGGACGAGAATCAATCTGCTGGTTCTTCTGTAGGCTTTGTAAACCCGACTTCATTCATCGGAACCTTGGCTTGGTCTCTGACCGATGATGCTGGTGGACTGTTTACGATTGATGCCGTTACGGGTGAGATCGCTACGACAGCGGTACTCGATGCCGAGCTGCAGTCATCCTACTCCCTGGTGGTGAGTGTGACTGATGATTCCGAACTCACGGACACAGCCACCGTGACCATTCAGGTGAATAATGTGAATGAGCCACCAGTGCTTGCAGACGTGCAGGTCACTGTGCCGAGAAGTGTCGCCCCGGGGGTGATTGCTACGCTGAATGCGACGGACGATGATGTGAATGATAGTGTGAGCTATCACTTGGCGGCTACGGCCTCCAGTTTGTTTAGCATCAATTCGACTACCGGAGATTTGAGTCTGACTCAGAGTCTTGTGGGTCAGTCATTCTATGTCCGTAATCTTGCGGTCTATGCGATTGATTCCAGTGGTCTAGTTACGCAAGCGGTGGTTTCCATCGCAGTGAATGAAGATGGTGTGATCAATGACTTCACAGGAGCTGGTGGTAATCTGAGTGATGCCGCCAACTGGTCTCAAGGTTCACCGGACGGAAGTACTCCAGGATTCGTGAATGCTGATGGCCTGATCAATTCCAAACTGAATAATTATGATCTCATCATCCAGTCTGGAACGATCACGCGTGCAGAGAATACTGTTTACGAATGGACTGGCGACACGGATATCGTGATTGCTGGTGGTTTGTTAGATTACACGGCAAACAGTGCCAGTGGCAACTCTCACCGTGTGCTGCGCCTGAAGAATACTTCATCCCTGACCATGGAGGGTGGAGAGCTCAAGCTCTGGGGTGATCGTTCTATCGAGTTCTTCGATCAGGGAACCATCATCATCCGTGGCGGGAAACTCTCCGCAGAGTCCTTTGGTATAGGAAATACTGTGGCTCAGATCGCCTTTGTGACCTTTGAAGCGGGCGATGGTGAGTTGGTTCTCAGTTCCTTGCCAGCAGGCCTGGATGCGACCCGCTACATTGATTTCCATAGCGGCTCCGCAGGCAAACTGACGGTGAGTAATGCCGACGCAGCTTATTACGAAGCCATCTGGAATAATGGGGGAATCAAAGTGGACGGGGCTAACAATGGCAGCTTTGCTAGCCTGTTCGAAGTCGATGGAAACACGCTTACCCTGCGTCCGGTGATCGCTCCCGTGTTGGCTGATACCAGCTTTGACGTCGATGAAGGCCTGCCAGTGGGCTCAGTTGTCGGTCAATTGGATGCTGTCTACAGTACCGGAGTAGAAGACTGGGATCTTACCAATGATGGAGGAGGCGCTTTCTCAATCGATGAAGCTAGCGGTGAAATCATCACTGCCGTGGTATTGGATGCCGATGTCCAGTCGCTTTATCAGCTCAGTGCTCTCGTTACTGACGACACAGGGCATACCGCGACAGCCTCGATCACCGTCAATGTGCTGGCTGTGAATGCTGCGCCTGTGGCCTCAAATGGTAGTGGCTCTGTATCGGAAGATGCTGCGATCGGCACCCCTGTGGTGACCGCTAGCGCCAGCGATCCAGGCGATACGCTGACTTATGCCATCACGGGAGGAAACGCATCCGGAGCCTTTGCCATCGATGCTGGTACAGGTGAGATTAGCACTGCGGCAGCACTCGATTACGAGACGGTGACAAGCTACAGCCTCACGGTCACCGTGACGGATTCAGGAGGACTAAGTGATTCGGCCCTGATCGATATTACCGTGACCGATGTCGTCGAGGTGAATGAGTACCTCGTAGCAGGTGGTAACCTGAGTAATGCGAACAACTGGTCGGTTTCCGCTCCTGATGCCAATACAGCTGGAGTCGTAACGGTGAATGCCCTGATCGACTCAGTGTTGAATGACTATGATCTCATTCTTCAGGCGGGAACCATTACTCGTGCAGAGAGCTCTGTTTACGAGTGGAGAGGTGATACGGATGTGGTGATCGATGGAGCTACCCTCGACTACACGGCTAACAGCGCCAGCGGAAATACCCATAGAGTGCTTCGCTTGATCGGAACTTCATCTCTGGAAATGCAGAGTGGCGAGTTCCATCTCTGGAGTGATCGTAATATTGAGTTCTTCGATGAGGGAACTATCGTGATTCACGGTGGTGTCCTCAATGCTGGTGGACTCCTGAACAAGTCCAGCATGGTTGGACCAGTTCTCACCTTCGACATCGGTGACGGGGTGGTGAACATCTCGGGAACTAACATCAACCTCACCGACCTGAACTACATCGACTTCCTGACGGGTACTGAAGGCAAGTTGGCGGTGACTGGTGCTGACGCAGCCTACTTCGAGTCCAAGTGGAACAGCGGTGAAATCAAGCATGATGGCGCTAACAATGGGTCCTTCACTAGCCTCTTCAAGGTGACTGGTAATACGCTCGAATTGCGCGCCATTCCTCTGCCGGTGGTGGGAGATGCCAATGTCAGTGTTAGTGAAGATGCTGCAATCGGTGCCGTTGTCACTCAGATGGTGGCGACATCCAGTACAGGCACGGAAACTTGGGCGCTTACTAGTGATGCTGGTGGCTTGTTTGTGATTGATCCATCCACTGGGGCGATCAGCACCACTGCTACCCTGAATTATGAGTCAGCCACCAATTATCTCATCGTGGTCTCCTTGACTGATGATGCTGGTGAAGCCGTGAGTGCCAACGTGTCCATTGATGTGACGAATGTGAATGAAGCTCCCTCTGTCGGAGATAGCTCTGGCTCTGCTGCTGAAGATGCTCCAGTAGGAACCGTTGTCGCGAGTGTTTCATCAAGTGATCCGGATGCGGGTGACAGTGTCAGCTACACAGTGACTGGAGGTCCTTTCGCCATTGATGTCTTCGGGGTGATCAGCACGACAGCGGCTCTGGATTACGAGAGTGCCAGTGCCTATAGCTTGACCGTTACTGCGACTGATACTGGTGGTCTGAGCGATACCGCCACAGTGACTGTCAGTGTGACGAATGTGAATGAAGCGCCTAGCGTTGCGGATACTTCAGGAAGTGTCGCGGAGAATGCGAGTACAGGCACGGTGGTCGCTAGCGTATCTGTTAGTGATCCTGATGCGGGGGATTCCTTCACCTACTCGGTGGCAGGAGGCCCATTCAGCATCGATGCCTTCGGGGTGATCAGCACGACAGCGGTACTTGATTATGAAAGTGCTGCTAGCTTTAGCCTGACAGTGACGGCTACAGATGCCGGAGGGCTCAGTGATTCCGCATCGGTTGTGGTGAGCGTCACTAACGTGAATGAAACACCTACAGCTGATGACTTGTTTGTCTCCCTGTCTGAGTCTGCATCCGTCGGGACGCTTGTGGGCACGGTCACCTCGGGTGATCCTGATGGAAATGACTCCGTGACTTACAGCATCACGGCTGGCAACGAAGATGGAGCTTTCACGATCGATGCGGGCAGTGGGGATATCACCACGGTGCTGCCACTCGATTATGAGACGGTTCCTGATTACTTGCTCACTGTCACCGCCACCGATGCTGGTGGTCTTTCTGCCACGGCTATCGTGGATATCAGCCTCATCGATGAACAAGAGTTGCCAGATCCGGTGATTCACTGGGCACTCAATGACGGTAGTGGAGCTTCTGCGTCAGACTCCAGTGTGAACGGCCGGGATGGTTTAATCACCGGGTCTCCTCTCTGGACCAATGAGGGACGATCTGCCGGTGCACTCGAACTGGATGGTACAGATGACAAGGTGGGCTACACCATGAATACTCTGAGCGTCAGTGCCTACACCGTATCTATCTGGGTGAAGTCTGCCTCAGACAGCCAGAACCAGTTTGCCTCAGTCATGTCCAATGACAGCACGACCTCGGGGTCGACATTCCAGATCGACCTCGGAGGTGGTGGTTACCGCTACAATGGTAGTGGAAACGCGCAATTCGGGGACTCGCCGCTTGGTGAGTGGGTGCACCTTGTTGTCAGCTGTGATGGCACGGATACCAAACTCTACTACAATGGTGCGTTGGTGCAGACTCTCACAGGAGTGGCTGATACCCAGTTCAATGACTTCCATCTCGGGGTCAACCGGAACGGCGTAAGGCATTTCCAGGGGGCGCTGGATGACTTCCGCTTCTATGACCAGGCACTCAGCGATGCCGAAGTAGCCGACCTGTTTGCTCTCTATCAGGATACAGACAGTGATCTGCTTTCGGATTCATGGGAGCTAGAGAACTTTGCCAGTCTGGCTGTCAGTGACGGAACAGGCGATGCAGACTCAGACGGACTCAATGATGCGGATGAATTCCTCTACGGAACGGATCCGAACATTTCGGATACAGATGTAGATGGTCACAGTGATCTTACAGAGGTGAATGCAGGTAGCGATCCTCTCGATCCTCTGAGTCAGCCATAA
- a CDS encoding inositol monophosphatase family protein, with translation MQAILEKALEAVQAVADFQLKHFRAMPVGADNIKSLRETVSFVDVESEKILQDALLPLIEEAGFYGEESGKTGSQDLVWIVDPLDGTTNFLSGNDHFSISVALVKNGKPILGILCKPFSNETWTCIKGEGVFYKGEKTSKVSENLTEKDALFVTGFPYRSSDVAPSFFACAAEVLTLGRGIRRTGSAALDVTNLSCGWMQGFWETDLQPYDIAAAMLFAEENGCIVTNHQGGEYDIFSDRLMVAALPAVHAALLETIQKHYAADI, from the coding sequence ATGCAAGCGATTCTCGAAAAAGCACTGGAAGCCGTACAGGCCGTAGCCGATTTCCAGCTGAAACATTTCCGCGCCATGCCAGTCGGCGCAGACAACATCAAATCCCTCCGTGAGACTGTCTCCTTCGTGGATGTGGAGTCTGAGAAAATCCTCCAGGACGCCCTGCTTCCACTGATCGAGGAAGCCGGCTTCTACGGCGAGGAGTCCGGCAAGACCGGTTCACAAGACCTGGTCTGGATCGTCGACCCACTGGATGGCACCACCAACTTCCTCTCCGGCAATGACCACTTCAGCATCTCCGTTGCTCTTGTTAAAAATGGCAAGCCCATCCTTGGCATTTTATGCAAGCCATTCAGCAATGAGACTTGGACCTGCATCAAGGGAGAGGGAGTCTTCTACAAGGGTGAGAAGACGAGCAAGGTCTCCGAGAACCTCACCGAAAAGGACGCACTCTTCGTTACTGGTTTCCCTTACCGTTCATCGGATGTCGCGCCATCCTTCTTCGCCTGTGCCGCCGAAGTACTGACTCTCGGCCGGGGCATCCGCCGCACAGGAAGTGCTGCGCTGGATGTGACCAACTTATCCTGCGGCTGGATGCAGGGCTTCTGGGAGACCGACCTCCAGCCCTATGACATCGCTGCCGCCATGCTCTTTGCGGAGGAAAACGGCTGCATCGTGACCAACCACCAAGGTGGTGAATACGATATCTTCAGCGACCGCCTGATGGTAGCCGCCCTGCCCGCCGTGCACGCAGCGCTTCTCGAAACCATTCAGAAGCACTACGCCGCGGACATCTGA
- a CDS encoding TerC family protein has product MADLIPNLLNLLMLVLLQAVLGFDNLLYISLESKRVIPEKQRMVRTWGIGLAIGLRIILLFVLLYLMDSLKATWFTIDTHAVSGSFDFGSVITLFGGAFIIYTAIKEVMHMVQLEISHEEEKKSASVVKTIALIVVMNAVFSFDSILSAMAITKVPWVMVTAIVISGILMIWLADGVSRFLQKNRVYEVLGLFILFIVGILLVSEGGHKAELSFWGHEVHAMSKGTFYFVIGVLVAVEIIQGRYQKKLLAKAEARLGKIQG; this is encoded by the coding sequence ATGGCTGACCTGATCCCGAACTTACTCAATCTTCTCATGCTGGTACTGCTGCAAGCGGTGCTGGGCTTTGATAATCTTCTCTACATTTCACTGGAGAGTAAGCGGGTGATTCCTGAGAAACAGCGCATGGTGCGCACCTGGGGGATTGGCCTAGCGATTGGTCTGCGTATCATCCTTCTGTTCGTGCTGCTCTATCTGATGGACAGCCTGAAGGCGACCTGGTTCACCATCGATACCCATGCGGTATCCGGCAGCTTTGATTTCGGCTCGGTGATCACCTTGTTTGGTGGTGCCTTCATCATTTACACCGCGATCAAGGAGGTGATGCACATGGTGCAACTGGAAATCTCCCATGAAGAGGAGAAGAAGTCAGCCAGCGTGGTGAAGACGATCGCTCTCATCGTGGTGATGAATGCGGTGTTCTCCTTTGATTCCATCCTGAGTGCCATGGCGATCACCAAAGTGCCTTGGGTGATGGTGACGGCGATTGTTATCAGTGGTATTCTGATGATCTGGCTGGCGGACGGGGTTTCCCGCTTCCTGCAGAAGAACCGAGTTTATGAGGTGCTCGGTCTCTTCATCCTCTTCATTGTAGGTATCCTGCTCGTGTCCGAGGGTGGGCACAAGGCGGAGTTGAGCTTCTGGGGTCATGAGGTGCACGCCATGTCCAAAGGCACCTTCTACTTTGTGATCGGTGTTCTGGTAGCGGTGGAAATCATCCAGGGACGCTACCAGAAAAAGCTCTTGGCCAAGGCCGAGGCCAGGCTGGGCAAGATCCAGGGATAA
- a CDS encoding HD domain-containing protein, with the protein MTEASSIIDEIFEVFRDKGGRAYGEDVTELQHALQCATFAQQEGEKPEIVVSCLLHDYGHLLHDLGEDIADKGVDTRHEHVGANRLSKWFGDTVVAPIRMHADSKRYLCWKEAQYLADLSAASRQSLELQGGVMSDDEARQFEQDPHFENAIIVRRYDDMGKIPDMVTPELEDFRPLMESVLSC; encoded by the coding sequence ATGACGGAAGCTAGTTCCATAATCGATGAAATTTTTGAGGTGTTCCGTGATAAAGGAGGGAGAGCCTACGGAGAGGATGTGACTGAGCTTCAGCATGCCCTGCAGTGCGCGACCTTTGCCCAGCAGGAAGGGGAGAAGCCTGAAATCGTGGTTTCTTGCCTGCTTCATGACTACGGCCACCTCTTGCATGATCTGGGGGAGGATATTGCGGACAAGGGCGTGGATACGCGGCATGAACATGTGGGAGCTAACAGGCTGTCCAAGTGGTTTGGTGATACCGTGGTGGCTCCCATCCGCATGCATGCTGACTCCAAGCGCTACCTGTGCTGGAAAGAGGCTCAGTATCTGGCTGATCTCTCTGCGGCATCGCGCCAAAGTCTCGAACTCCAAGGCGGAGTCATGAGTGATGATGAGGCCCGTCAGTTTGAGCAGGATCCCCATTTTGAGAATGCGATCATTGTGAGGCGCTATGATGATATGGGTAAAATTCCGGACATGGTGACTCCGGAGCTTGAGGACTTCCGTCCGCTGATGGAGTCCGTGCTTTCTTGTTAG
- a CDS encoding peroxiredoxin family protein yields MNKIVQMTGAVLLGAHVLYAQEAAEKPPANAEASEIKAESIQGIINEYEAENRAVLEKFRAAKTREERNKLFNSRPDKTEYGKRIMKLAEANPKSEESAKGLLWVATQGTRETRQKASDLLIQEHADTETVLSYARYLAGGYGGTPEILTQVVESSTKPKIKRGAQYYLASFYVKNADRQQDEAVAKQQRDKAKALLTELIEEEKKSPLDAGTLAQLETKLMQLEQLVVGGVAPDIVGTDQDDQEFKLSDYRGKVVLLDFWGYW; encoded by the coding sequence ATGAATAAGATTGTCCAGATGACGGGCGCTGTTCTGCTAGGAGCTCATGTGTTGTACGCTCAGGAAGCAGCAGAGAAGCCGCCTGCGAATGCGGAAGCCAGTGAAATCAAAGCCGAGAGTATCCAGGGTATCATCAATGAGTATGAAGCTGAAAACCGGGCGGTGCTTGAGAAGTTCCGTGCTGCGAAAACGAGGGAGGAGAGAAACAAGCTCTTTAACAGCCGCCCTGATAAGACGGAATACGGGAAAAGAATTATGAAGCTGGCAGAAGCGAACCCAAAATCGGAGGAGTCCGCCAAGGGCTTGCTATGGGTGGCTACCCAAGGAACGCGTGAGACCAGGCAGAAGGCGTCCGACCTGCTCATCCAGGAACATGCCGATACTGAGACGGTCCTGAGCTACGCCCGCTACCTGGCCGGAGGGTACGGCGGGACTCCGGAGATTTTGACCCAAGTAGTGGAGTCATCCACAAAGCCAAAGATCAAACGTGGAGCCCAGTACTACCTGGCCTCCTTCTACGTCAAAAATGCAGATAGGCAGCAAGATGAAGCCGTGGCCAAGCAGCAGCGAGACAAGGCCAAGGCTTTGCTCACCGAGCTGATAGAAGAGGAGAAAAAATCGCCGCTTGATGCTGGGACTCTAGCTCAGCTCGAGACCAAGCTCATGCAGCTTGAGCAATTGGTGGTCGGCGGAGTCGCTCCAGATATCGTCGGCACGGATCAGGATGATCAGGAGTTCAAACTCAGCGATTACCGCGGCAAGGTGGTTCTGCTAGATTTCTGGGGGTATTGGTGA